Below is a window of Allomuricauda ruestringensis DSM 13258 DNA.
TCTTCTTATCCTGAAATTCCAACAACAAATCGTCGAGTTTCTTGTTCTCTGGCACAAAATATGGTTCACGGATAAGTGACATCCAGTTAAAACTTTTTCTTTCAATATAAGGCAATAGATCCTTCACATAAAGAACACCCATAACGTTGTCCATATTTTCCGCAAATACGGGAATTCTGGAATATCCATTCTTTTTGATCTCTTCGAGTATTTCCGGAAACTTCATTTTCTCATTGACCGCGAATATGTCTATCCTTGGCCGCATTACCTGCTTGGTATCCGTATTTCCAAAGGTTACTATCCCCTCCAATATCTTTTGCTCTTCCTTGGTCGTATCTCCTTCGGATGCGAGTTCCAAGGCTTGCGAAAGGTGGTTAATGCTCAAATTGGATTTTTTCTTCCCCAATTTATCTTCTATGAACAAAGTAACAGAGCGCATTGGAGAACTCAAGGGTGTAAGCAGATAACTTAACCCCTTTAAAGGAACTGCCATAAAATGGGAAAATTGTACTCGATTCCGATTGGCATATATTTTGGGAAGGATTTCACCAAACATCAATATTAAAAAGGTAGCCACCACCACCTCCAGTAAAAAGCGAAGGGTTCCATCAATATCTGCAAAAATGGTGTTACCAATGGAACTAAACAAGAGTACTATACCAATATTGATGGTGTTATTGGCAATGAGAATCGTGGCCAATAACTTTTTAGGCTTTGTCAACAACTCCACAATCAACTTGCTTCGGGAAGAATTGCTCTCCTGCATTTCGTTGACATCGGTCTGTGACAAGCCAAAAAGTGCAACCTCTGCGGCTGAAATCAGAGCTGAACCAGCCAATAAAAGTACTAGCACAACAATTTTTAAAGTGAAAATTCCACTAAACGCTGTAAAAATAAATGCCAAACAATGGGGCTCGGGATCCAATTTAATATTGCTTTTTAAACTTTTATCTTAAAATGGTAAGTCATCTTCCTCTTCGGTATCATCGGCAGGTGCGGAAGGGCTTTCGGTCTTGGAAGGTTCTTGATAATTGGCAGGCGACGAACCTGACGATTGCGCATTGGCCATACTCTCCTTTTTGGTGGTCAAAAAAGTAAAGTCCTGTACGTGCACTTCGGTGGTGTATCGGGTATTACCGTCCTCACCTTGCCATTGCCTGTTTTTTAAACGGCCCTCCACATAAACCTTGTCACCCTTACTAAGGTACTTTTCACAAATTTCAGCGGCCTTGTTGCGCACGACAACATTGTGCCAATCCGTATTGGTCACTCTTTCACCCGTTTGCCTATTGGTATAGGTCTCGTTGGTGGCCAAAGGGAATCTGCCGATACAGTTTCCTCCTTCAAAATAGTGCATTTTCACTTCGTCTCCCAAATGCCCGATCAGCATTACTTTATTCAATGTTCCGCTCATATCTCTCTTAATTAACGAACTCGTCTTAAGTTATCCGAATCCGCTGCAAATTTATCTTTTGCACCCATTTTTACCTTTTTATCTTTCCGTAGCTCTGCTATGCAACTCAAAAAAGCCTTCAAATGGGCACAAAACTTTACATTTTCGCTTGAATCCAACAACTCAAGACCAGTTCATCAAAAGTACTAAATTTTCAATGTCTTAATAAAATCTGCTATCAAAACTGGAACCGGAAAATTACCTATTTCATTCCATTGTGTTCCTTGCTCTAATATATGAGAAGTTTTTAGGATCCAAAATTGTGTATGTAAATGTTGATGTGATAGTTTGTGTACGATCGGCTCATTATTATATAATGATAGGGATTCCAATTCTGGAACATCCTCTTTTTCCTTGATCAATGGCTTCAATGCTTCGGCCTGAAGCTTTTTCTCCGACTCGATCAATGGAAACTGATACAGGTTCTGCCAAATGCCCTTGCCCCTGCGTTGCTCTAAGATGGTGTTTTCGTTTTGATCCAACAATACCAAATAGTTAAAGTAGCGATTTCTAACCTTGGTTTTGTTTTGCTTTACAGGTAGACTGTCCACTTTATTCTCTTTTAAAGCAACACAGCTGTCTTGAAGCGGGCACAATAAACAGTACGGTTTTTTAGGAGCACACTGTATAGCGCCAAACTCCATTATCCCTTGATTATAATCTCGTATATTCCTTTCATCCATCACCTCACGGGCGAGTTCTTTAAAATATTTGATACCCTGCGTACTATTAATAGGTATATCCACCCCAAAATATCGCGACAAAACACGATACACATTACCATCAACTACAGGTTCTGGCTCATCAAAACAGAAAGATGCGATGGCACTAGCCGTATAATCGCCAACCCCTTTTAAGGATTTTAACGCCTTATAAGTCTTCGGGAACTCTCCATTAAAATCATTAACGACCATTTTGGCAGCAGCATGCAGATTGCGTGCACGAGAGTAGTATCCTAGTCCTTGCCAAAGCTTTAACACCTGTTCTTCTGGTGCATTCGCAAGGTCAAAAACCGTTGGAAAAGCCTCCACAAAGCTATAATAATAAGGCATTCCCTGCGCTACGCGGGTTTGTTGCAGTATAATTTCCGATAACCAAACTTTATAGGGTTCCCGTGTTTCTCTCCAGGGAAGCTCACGTTGATGTTCACGGTACCAATTCAGAATTTTTGGGGCAAAAATCATTCGATAAAGTAATAAAGTTCAAATGTATTAGTTTATATACTTAAAATTAAAGGGTTAAAGGGAAAGATTAATTTTAATGTTTATATTTGCAAGCCGAAAAAAATTAGAAAATTAATTAGAAGTAATGACGAAAGCAGATATTGTAACTAGGATCTCAGAAAAACTAGGTATTGAAAAAGGAGATGTGCAAGCGACAGTAGAATCCTTTATGGAAGAGGTAAAATCATCCTTGGAGAATGGTGATAATGTTTATTTAAGAGGTTTTGGTAGTTTTATCATCAAGACCAGAGCGGAAAAAACAGGTAGAAATATCTCTAAGAACACTACCATTAAAATTCCTGCACACAATATTCCTGCATTTAAGCCGGCCAAAGTTTTTGTGGAAGGCGTAAAGACTAACGTACAAGTAAAATAATATAATAACACACTAAAGCAAGAGCCATATGCCGAGTGGAAAGAAAAGAAAAAGACATAAGGTAGCTACGCACAAGCGCAAGAAGCGCAGAAGAGCTAACCGACACAAGAAAAAGTAGTTGTTTCAACTACTTTTTCGTTTTACCCTATCACGTTCTTTGACATAGAGATTCAAGAAACGAATTTCAATCGGTTCGAAAAATAACCGATACTATATATTGTTTAATCATTTATCCCAAAATTCATGTGGGATAAATAAAAATCGATTCAGGTGAATAGAGAATTAATAGTAAGATCTACGCCAGATGCAGTCGATTTTGCCTTACTAAAGGATGGAAAATTAGTAGAATTACACAAAGAAGAAGACAACAATAACTTTTCCGTAGGGGATATCTTCCTAGCCAAGATCAGAAAACCCGTTACAGGCCTAAATGCAGCATTTGTAAATGTAGGTTATGAAAAAGATGCGTTCCTGCACTACCACGACCTAGGCCCGCAACTGTCTTCCATGTTAAAATTCATTAAACAAGCTAGAACAGGGAAACTAAAAGATTTTTCCCTGAAAAATTTTCCGTTTGAAAAAGACATTGACAAGAATGGCAGCATCAACGATGTACTAAAAGCCAATCAGTCACTACTGGTACAAATAGTAAAAGAACCCATATCAACAAAGGGGCCAAGAATAAGCTCCGAGCTTTCCATAGCCGGGCGATTTTTGGTCATGGTGCCTTTTTCCGATAGAGTCTCGGTATCCCAAAAAATAGCGAGCAAGGAAGAAAAAGACAGACTTATTAGACTTGTAAAAAGTATTAAGCCCAAGGGATTTGGAGTAATCATCCGTACCGTAGCAGAAGGCAAAAAGGTTGCAGAACTGGATAAAGATCTACAGAACTTGTTTTCCAAATGGACAAACATGTGCAAGAAATTGCAGCGGGCGTCGCATCCATCCAAAGTTTTGGTGGAACTGAACAGGGCGTCATCCATCCTTCGGGATGTCTTCAACGATTCCTTTACCGGAATTCACGTTGATGAAGAAACACTCTACAACCAAATCAAGGATTATTTGCATGAAATTGCACCTCAAAAAGAATCCATTGTAAAGTTGTATACCGGTTCGGCCCCTATTTTCGAAAAATTTGGGATAGAACGTCAAATCAAGACCTCTTTTGGCCGAACAGCATCCATGAGCCGTGGGGCTTACCTTATTATTGAACATACCGAAGCTTTGCACGTAATAGATGTAAACAGTGGCAACCGTTCCAATAAGGCAAAAAACCAAGAAGATACCGCTTTAGAAGTAAACCTTTTGGCCGCAACCGAAATTGCTAGACAATTACGTTTGCGCGACATGGGCGGAATTATTGTTATTGACTTTATTGATATGACCAAAGGTGACCACAGACGAAAATTGTTTGACCACCTTAGGGATGAAATGAAGGACGACAGAGCAAAACACAAGATTTTGCCGCCCAGTAAATTCGGTCTTGTACAAATTACAAGGCAAAGGGTTCGTCCGGAAATGAATATCAAAACCAGTGAGGAAAACCCGAACGGGACAGGGGCCGAAGTTGAAGCTCCAATTGTATTGATTGACAAAATTCAGTCAGATTTAGAGCGAATCCTTAAGCCAGACCGCAAAAACAACGGAATTGTATTGAACATACACCCGTTTATTGCAGCTTACCTTACCAAGGGGTTCCCTTCTATCCGTTCCAAATGGTTTAAAACTTATAAAAAGTGGATTAAAATCCAACCAAGGGATGCTTACAGGTACCTAGAATATCGTTTTAAGGACAAGGACGGTAAAACAATACGTCCATAATACAAAGCGACTCCAGAAATGGGGTCGCTTTTTTTGTTTTTACCAGTTTAGTGCAAAACAGTATTTTTGGTATACAACATCCTCACCATGAAAAAAATATCATCAGCGTTATTCAGTTTATTCATTTTGGCATGTTCATCAAAAGCCGAACGGTCTTTGACCAACCTTTTAAATGATTCCACTAAAATAGAAGGTAAAAAGAGCTACTTGGGTTCCCCTTATGTTACCGCAGGTAACAGACTATACATGGTTGGCCATCAAGATGGAACCTTTCCTGCTCTAGGCTGGCATATAAAAGGAGAAATGGGGGGTATCTGGAACCACCCCATAAAACTTATGGACGGTTTTGAGGTAGAAATGGCAATCAACGACCGTGTATTGCAATTGAACAAGGCCTCTGAGTTTGTGAACTACCCGTACGCAAATAAACATGTATTCGAATTTGAAGAAGAAGGCCTCGTAATTGAAAGGATTCAATTTGTCCCCGATAATATTCAAGGTATTTTAATCCAGTTTGTTATCAAAAATAACAATACAAAAAAAATTGACGGCAAGGTAAAGTTTACTGGTCATACCAACTTGCGGCCAACGTGGCTGGGAGAGCGTTCCAATATGATGGACTCCAAAGATTCCAGTATTCTAGAAGAAAACTATTGGGTTGTTAAGGATAGTTTAAATACTTGGTATACTATTTTTGGATCGGACCAAAAAGCCATTTCTTCTGAAGAACTTAAAAATTCCGACAAACCCAATGGTGTCTCCAATTCACTTGAATATGTTGTTGCGATTCCAGCACAATCTGAGAAAACCCTCAATATTGCCTTGGCCGGCTCCTATGATTCCCGCGAAGATGCAACTAACACCTACAACAATATTCTAAAGAACTTTGTTCCTATGGCCAAAGCAAAAAAAGCTCGTTACAAGGAACTCGCGAACCAGTCCAAGCTTACCATACCGGACAAACACCTACAAGAAACATTTGAATGGTTAAAATACAATTGCGATTGGCTGGTACGCACGATTCCCGAGATTGGCTCGGGCATTGGCGCAGGTATACCTGATTATCCTTGGTATTTTGGGGTGGACAGTGAGTATGCACTCAAAGGGTATATGGCCATTGGTCAAGATGAAATTGTGGAGCAAACAATCCGGCTTTTGGACAGTGTTTCCATGGCAGTCAACGGCAATGGAAGAATTCTTCATGAAATGTCCACAAACGGTATTGTTTTCAATAAAGGAAATATTAATGAAACTCCCCAATTTGCATCATTGATATGGGAAATCTATAAATGGAACGGAGACAAAGAATTTCTTAAAAAGTATTTTCCAACCGTAAAGAAAGGACTAAAGTGGTTATTGGAAGAAAATGATGATAACAAAAATCTTTTTCCAGATGGTTTTGGCATGATGGAAATACACGGTCTGGACAGTGAAATGATTGATGTTGCTGCTTACACGCAAAAAGCTTTTGCTGATGCCCACCTTATGGCACTTGAGCTGGACGAAACTGAATTGGCACTTGAATACCAGCAATTGGCTGATGAATTGAAGAAAAAAATAAATACCGGTTTTTGGTCAGAAACTTTTAAATCCTATGCAGATTTTATCGGAACCGACAAGCAGGCCCTGAAATTAATCGAAGATGCCTTGGTCAGGGCCGATACGCTCAACAAACCATGGGCAATTGAAGAACTTGAAACTACCAAAAAACAAATTTTGAGCAATCCGTCCAACGAGCCCAGACCTTTTGTTCTTTACCACAATTGGGTAGTAAACACTCCTATGGAAATGGGTATAGCCGATTCTACCAAAGCAATAGTGGCTTTGGACAACGCAAAACAATTTACAAATCCTTTTGGGGTATTCGTCACCGGTATTGATCGCGATGAGACAGCTGGTGAAGACGATGGCTCGTTTAAAGGAAGCAAGGTTTTTTCCTACACAGGTGCTGTGATGACATTGCCCACTGGGGTGCAAGCTGTTGCAGAAAATAATTATGGCCGCCCAGACCAAGCATTGGATTATTTAAAAAAAATGTCCCGTTCCTTTAGCTACGCGCTTCCTGGAAGTATTTATGAGGTTTCCCCAGATTACGGGATGATGACACAGGCTTGGAACATTTATGCCTTTGCCGTGCCCATCGTAAACCAGTTCTTTGGAATTAAGCCCTTAGCACACCAAAAAACCATCATTATTGAGCCTCAAATGCCAAAAGAATGGGACAATGCTTCGCTGGAAAATGTAAAAGTTGGAGACAACGAAATTTCCGTATGGCATACCACATCAAAAACTGGTCATCAAATCAAAGTACAACAAACAAAAACTGACTGGAAAATTAAACTTATTTTACCAGAAGCAAACTATAATATAAACGAAGGTAATCCAGAAACAATAAACGAAAACGGTAAAACCATATTCACTTTTTCGGACAACATTATTTTGGTAACCAAAAGCTAAGCCAAAATGAATTCACGGTTTTATTCTCAAAAATATTACTCCTTTCAAGAGGCTATAAAAAAAATGGAGCATTACTGTGCCTACCAAGAGCGCTGCCATAAAGAAGTTACGGAAAAGTTGAAGCATATGAACATGATTCCTGAAGCCATAGATCAAATTTTGGGACACCTCATCCAAGAGAACTACCTCAACGAAGAGCGCTTCGCCAAGGCCTTTGCCAGAGGTAAGTTCGGTATTAAAAAGTGGGGGGCAAATCGTATCGTTAGAGAACTAAAGTTCAGGGATATTTCTGCTTACAATATTAAAAGTGCCCTTGCGGAAATACAGCACGAAGATTACCTTGAGACTTTTGACGAACTCGCCAGAAAACGTTTGGATCAAATCAAAGAAAAGAACCCATTGAAAAGAAAGAAAAAATTAGCTGATTATTTGCTATATCGCGGTTGGGAAAGCCATTTGGTATATGAAAAAGCCAATGAGCTTATCAAATAAAGGCACTTCTAATCCTGAACCAATAATTTCTGTGTTCGCTCCACAGCCTTTTCATTCTTCCAATCAATCCACTCTTGACCCTTGACCTTTCGCATCAAATTATCAAAATGCCGCATTATCAAAATATTATAGACTGCCTTTCCAAAATTTTTCGGCTTTCGTGCAATCGCTCGCAGACTCATTGAAAATCCAGGGGTAATGTATTTCATATGATGCCAATACCCTTCGGGTATGTAGAGAACGTTACCATGCTCCAAATGTGCAACATGTCCTTTGGCATATTGTAAAGCGGGCCATTTATCAAGGTCAGGGTCAGCAAAATCGATATCTTCCCGCGTAATCAAGGAGTGTGGAATCTTGTACAAGAATTTAGTTTCCGATTGCGAGAAAAGGATGCATTGCTTCTTCCCCTCAAAATGAAAATGAAAAATATTGGCCAAATCAATGTCGTAATGCATAAACGTATGCGAGTTCTCTCCACCAAAAAAAAGCATGGGCAATCCCTTCATGAGGCGCAATCCAAAATCTGGATAGGAAAAATCCTTTTGTAATTCGGGAACTTCTTTAAGCAAATTCCAAAGAAATATACGGTATTTGGTAGGGCTTTTTTTTAGTAGATCCACATAATTGGCCAGCTTCATTTTAGCGTGTGGTTCGTTAAATCCTTCGTCATGTTTTACTGGGCGATCATCATACAAAGGAACCTCCTTATCCCCTGCCACCTCTTTTACATAGTCCAAGCTCCATTTGGAATACGCTGGCCAATCCTCAATAAACCGCTCAATGACGACAGGTTTTTGGGGCTTGAAATATTTTTGGAGGAACTCTTTCTTGGAAAGGGTTTTCTCCCGAGGTATCTGTTCAAGATTCAGCTTCAAAATTTCAAGGAATTTGAAACCACTAAATTAGTAAAAGCATTTGAAATGGATGGCGAACTTAATCTTTGGAGACCAATTTACCTTTCTCCTTGGCCGCTTCGTTCCGTTCAATTTTATGTCCTGGTCTGGTCCATTTTGGTTTTTGGTCTCCCATGGATTATTGCGCCTATTTAAAATTATAACGCAGACCGAAAAGCACATTACTTGGCGGCATTGGAACAAATCCAGACTCTATATAATCCGCATCGAAAATATTGCTTGCAGTAATGGTAAACTCTGCCTGCTTCACTTTGATCGCCAATGAAGCGTCCCAAACATTATACGTTTGCCCCGTTGTACGCTCTGCATACTTATATATGATATTCTGACGTACATTTTTAAACAATTGGGTGCTTAAGCGTGTGGTATATTGATGCTTTAGCGTATTTAAAGAGTAACGGGATAGTTCCTCGTTTTGGTCTAAAATGTTGTCATCCAAAAACGCATAGCCCACACTTAAGGTTTGCGTAAAATCCTTGAACAAAAAATTATAGGCAGCATCCAATTCCAAACCTTTGGTATTTACTTCCGTGATATTGGTTGCCACAAATACATCCTCAGAAACATCGTTTCTGATATAATCTATAAGATTATCTGCGTCTCTATTAAATACGGCAATGCTAGCATTAACTTTAGGCGTGGTATACTTTAAGCCCAATTCTTGTGCAAAAGCTTCTTCTGGTTCCAAATTTGCATTACCACTGGTAACAGGATCATTGTAAAACAAATCCGTGTAAGTTGGTATACGGTAGGTATAACCAATGTTGCCGTATACTTTAAAATTATTGGTAAGGTTATAACCTATATCCAATCCAGGAAAAGCACGAAACTTAAAGTCTGAAAAATAGGTTAATGCTACGCCAGGAGTAATATCCAGCCTGTTGTCTGCAATGCTAAAACGATGTTCTAAAAACACATTGGACATGAAACGGTTTCGGTTACCCAAGTTGTTGCTTCTAAGATATATTTTAGAAAGTTCCACCCCAAAACCAGTAATTCCTAATTTAGATGCATAAGAGGCATTGGTTTCGATGCCTATCTTGTTGGAAATATGCATGTTTCTGAAAAAACTGGGGTCATTTCGTCTCAAGAGAAACAAGTCTTGATTACGTTTCCAATAGATTCTTGGCTGTATTTTTAGGTTGTTTTTCTTAAAGGTGGTAGAAAACGCCAAAAGACTGTTTTGGGTTTCTTCGTACTCGTTAAATGTAGGATTGGTGGTGTAAAAGTTCTCGGCCCCATAATTGCGCTCCAAAAAAGTAGCCGTCATTACAATAGGCTGTGCATTTTTATTAAAAGTGCTTTTTAAAAAGTAATTGCCATTATCGTAATCTGAGTTATTTCTATAACCTTCAGATGTTACCCTTCCCACATGTATGATATGAGACGAGTTTTCCTTATCCACACCAGCGGTAACGCTACCATTTAATTGTCCAAAAGAACCCGCTTCTACGTTTAAGGAAACGGAATTATTCAAACTTTTTTTTGTGATGATATTAATGGCTCCGGTAAAAGCGTTTTGTCCAAAAACCCGTGCAGCAGGGCCCTTTATAATTTCTATTCTTTCTATAACCTCTAATGGTAAGGCGGCATTCATGGTATGGTGACCCGTTTGCGCATCGTCCATTTTAACGCCATCTATTAATAGTAAGGTTTGGTCAAAACCACCTCCTCTTATGTACAAATCTGCTTGGCTACCACCTGTGCCGCGTCTTCTAATATCTACGCCCGCAACTTGTTGCAATAAATCCGCCACATTAACCGCTGCACTATTTTTAATATGACTAGAGGTTATTATGTTTGTAGTTCTAGAATTTTCTTTAAATGGAAGGTTGATTCGGTTTGCGGTTACTACAACTTCGCTTAACGAATCTACCTTAACAGCATCGTCTTGTTGTGCTTGTGCTTGTAAAGCACCCACTAGTAAAATTGCAGAAAATAAAATTGATTTCTTCATTATTTAAGCTTGTAACGTAAGTTCTTAAAATTAATGCTGCAAAAGTCCTAACTTTCCGGACGATTAAACTAGTCCACTTTTAAAACAATGAATAGTCCGGTTTCTGATTTGTTAGTCCAGCTGGTATCTATAGACAAGTCTATTGTACAACCTGTATATGTGCATGTGGCACAGCAAATAATGAACGCCATACAACGAGGCTATTTAAATAAAGGCTGTAAGTTACCTGGAACACGGGTTTTAAGTGAGTTATTGAACGTTCACCGTAATACTGCCGTGGCCATCTATGATGAATTGGCCTCGCAAGGATGGGTAAACATTATTCCCAATAAAGGAACTTTTGTGGTGGTTCCAGAAGATTCCAATGTAAAAATCAAGGCAAGTACGCAGCACATCAATCAAGCATACGAGTATCCAAAAGTTCCAGGATTCCCGTTCCAACAATCCTTTAATCTAGCATCTACCAAAGAGGAGAGCACTGCCAAATATTCCATAAATGATGGTAAGCCTGATTTAAGACTACATCCGGTGCACCAATTTTCTAGGTGGTATAGTGCTGCAATGAAACGAAAGCCACTAATCCATAAATGGAATAGAACAAGTGCATTACCCCCTTCCGTTTTTAGCACACAACTTTGCAACTACTTAAATGTAACTCGGGGTTTCCATATTAAACCATCCAATGTATTGAATACACGTAGTACAGAAATGAGTCTGTATATTGTTTCGCAAGTTTTGATTCATCCGGGAGATTTGGTGCTGGTTGGACAACTGAGCAATTACGTGGCCAATATGATATTTCAGGAAGCCGGGGCAAAAATAAAAACAGTGCCCGTAGATAAAGAGGGATTGGATGTTGGGTTTATAAAAGAACATTTTATACCTGAGAACATTCGTTGCATCTATGTATGCTCCAATAGGGACTATCCTACTACCAGAACTTTAAGCACCAAAAGGAGGCTGCAATTACTACAATTGGCCAAAACCTGTGGTTTTGCAATAATTGAGGACGATTTTGACTATGATTTTCAGTTCGATGGATCTTCCATGTTACCCATGGCCAGTGCAGATGCCGGTGGAAACGTTATTTACTTGGGCAAACTGGGTCAGTCTTTATTTCCGAGTTTTCATACGGGTTTTGTCGTTGCTCCAGAACAGGTAATTACCGAAGCCAATAATTACTTACAATTATTGGATACCCAAGGAGATTTAATACAGGAACAAATGCTTTCTGAATTGATATCCGAAGGCGAAATATACCGGCTCAAGAAAAAAAATATCGTTACTTACAAACAACGCAGAGAAGTTTTATGCAGTTTATTAAATCAATATTTTAACACCATCCTTGATTGGCAAATACCTTCTGGAGGACTTGCCATGTGGTTACAATTTAGAACACCCATATCATTGGTAAAATTAGCCGAGGAAGCAGAGCAGTTGGATTTATTCTTACCCAAAACCATTCTCTATCAAAATAAAAACACTTGCGCCATTCGTTTTGGATTTGGGCATCTAAACGAAGAAGAACTAGAAATTGTAATGAAAAAATTAAAACAAGCTTATCTGCAGGTAGTATCTGCCTAAAACAAAAAGTGGCTGTCTAAAAAATATTGAAATGCGTCATTCTGAATTCATTTCAGAATCTCATCATACTGATAAACCAATTGTTATGAGAACCTGAAACAAGTTCAGGTTGACTAAAACCTACCTTTTAGACAGCCTTTTTAAAACGTGTCTTGTTGGGTCAAAGATATTTTTTTATCCCTTTCCGATAGTTTTTCAGCTGCTTCGGAATCACTCAAAACATTCAAATTTATCTATATTGCAAAGATGATAATTAATGGCCAAAAAGCTTAATACGACCGTGCTTAAAAAATTCCACTCCTTTAGCTTTAAAAATCTTGATTGGAAAAGGGTCCTGTTTATTTTGGTAGCAGTATCTGTTTTTATTCGTTTTCCGTTCTTTTTTAGGGATTATGTGGATCGTGACGAGAGCACTTTTATTCTTATGGGACAGTCTTGGGTCAATGGGCATTTACCATACACGCAACTTTGGGACCTAAAGCCTCCGATTACCTTTCTGTATTTTGCTGTTATCATCAAACTATTTGGAAAAAGCTTCTTTGCCATTCGGCTTTTTGGCTCATTCATGGTCGCCCTAACTGCTTTGTTTACCTATGGAATCGCTACAAAGATTACTTCCAAAAAAATAGCATTCTGGGCAGCCATCTTCTGTGTGTTTTTCCAAAGCCTGTTCGGGAGTCTGCAAGGGGTAATGTCCGAGCATATCTGTACGCTCTTTTTTGTGGCCGCCCTGTTTATTCTTTTTTTAAAAGAAGACGGAAAATGGTTTTTTACTACCGGACTTTTGTTGGGGCTTTCGGTAATGACCAAACTGAACATGGCCTATCCTGTTTTAAGCTTAGGCATTTATTTTTTGTGGGAGGGTTTTCATAAAAAGCAGATTTGGATGAACATTAAATACTTGATTTTTATGGGAATCGGGTTTTTGACCTCTGTCCTTTTTACGCTTCTTCCTTACTATCTTCAAGGTGAATCTGAAATTTGGTGGAAATCCATTTTTGAAGCTCCCTTGGCTTATTCGGAAGGTAAGTTTCATTCCCCTTTAAAAGCTCTGCCATTTGTACTGATTTCTGTCGGATTTTTTTATATCACCTATAAAAAAAAGCTATTGAGTTTTAAGAGCAAGCCAATTCAAATGTTGCTTTTGTGCATTGCTGGTGCATTTCTTTCATTCGCCCAAGCTGGTAAGGTCAATGGACACTACCTTATTCAAGTTTACCCCTTCTTCTTGATTTTAATCGGTGTAATGTTCGATAAACTTACCACTATAAAAAAGAGATATCAATATTTAGTAATAGCACTAATTCCATTAATTCCCATT
It encodes the following:
- a CDS encoding PLP-dependent aminotransferase family protein, which encodes MNSPVSDLLVQLVSIDKSIVQPVYVHVAQQIMNAIQRGYLNKGCKLPGTRVLSELLNVHRNTAVAIYDELASQGWVNIIPNKGTFVVVPEDSNVKIKASTQHINQAYEYPKVPGFPFQQSFNLASTKEESTAKYSINDGKPDLRLHPVHQFSRWYSAAMKRKPLIHKWNRTSALPPSVFSTQLCNYLNVTRGFHIKPSNVLNTRSTEMSLYIVSQVLIHPGDLVLVGQLSNYVANMIFQEAGAKIKTVPVDKEGLDVGFIKEHFIPENIRCIYVCSNRDYPTTRTLSTKRRLQLLQLAKTCGFAIIEDDFDYDFQFDGSSMLPMASADAGGNVIYLGKLGQSLFPSFHTGFVVAPEQVITEANNYLQLLDTQGDLIQEQMLSELISEGEIYRLKKKNIVTYKQRREVLCSLLNQYFNTILDWQIPSGGLAMWLQFRTPISLVKLAEEAEQLDLFLPKTILYQNKNTCAIRFGFGHLNEEELEIVMKKLKQAYLQVVSA
- a CDS encoding ArnT family glycosyltransferase produces the protein MAKKLNTTVLKKFHSFSFKNLDWKRVLFILVAVSVFIRFPFFFRDYVDRDESTFILMGQSWVNGHLPYTQLWDLKPPITFLYFAVIIKLFGKSFFAIRLFGSFMVALTALFTYGIATKITSKKIAFWAAIFCVFFQSLFGSLQGVMSEHICTLFFVAALFILFLKEDGKWFFTTGLLLGLSVMTKLNMAYPVLSLGIYFLWEGFHKKQIWMNIKYLIFMGIGFLTSVLFTLLPYYLQGESEIWWKSIFEAPLAYSEGKFHSPLKALPFVLISVGFFYITYKKKLLSFKSKPIQMLLLCIAGAFLSFAQAGKVNGHYLIQVYPFFLILIGVMFDKLTTIKKRYQYLVIALIPLIPIESYLEYANIISNKVEKASFYNGEGIDVPRYILEHELETKNIFFTEYHIGYWVLGVKPPTKAATHPSNITREELFPYMDNPRKTGIEELKYIMEIIRPKILVAREGKKIFDKKLVEYNTYIDAYLEKHYELTATVGRGLIYQRL